The proteins below come from a single Candidatus Kirkpatrickella diaphorinae genomic window:
- a CDS encoding SelT/SelW/SelH family protein: MMTRKTGHVAIYYCTQCHWLLRAAWLAQELLQTFGEDLTEVALRPDHGGRFEITVDGHVIWERKADGGFPEAKLLKQRVRDVLFPDRDLGHTDRHRRAD, from the coding sequence ATGATGACGCGCAAGACAGGTCATGTGGCCATTTATTATTGCACGCAATGCCATTGGCTGTTGCGGGCTGCCTGGCTCGCGCAGGAATTGTTGCAAACTTTTGGAGAGGACCTCACAGAAGTCGCCCTGCGGCCCGACCATGGCGGGCGGTTCGAGATCACGGTTGATGGTCACGTGATCTGGGAGCGCAAGGCCGATGGGGGCTTCCCGGAGGCGAAACTTCTGAAGCAGCGCGTGCGCGATGTGCTCTTTCCTGACAGAGATCTCGGCCATACGGATCGCCATCGTCGTGCGGACTGA